One Tursiops truncatus isolate mTurTru1 chromosome 3, mTurTru1.mat.Y, whole genome shotgun sequence DNA segment encodes these proteins:
- the POLRMT gene encoding DNA-directed RNA polymerase, mitochondrial isoform X1: protein MSAVRWGRGAAGFGRALWPAGTPGLLAEEGALGGVWGRKRSSTASPCEQDRRKDWGHAELLEVLKARVRQLQAEGMAEVTVKRVAKRVAVARAPEAGGAQPPRQAPAGAKGAGAKGAAATLSSRWAQKLDSDQQLMEKRKQRLEGKLQKRVEKGAWQKQLRLEPRLLSRKLASQLQHWEQGAPRSPWEEQLAQLLQEAPHRLSSEAAAAPADRGPESRLEGQQQRLLSFFECCLLTGHLPLAHHVLVTHHSKSQQQRLLTLSMYNMVMLGWARQGSFKELTYVFFMLKDAGLAPDLQSYAAALQCMGRLDQDAGTIRRCLKQMAQDGLQLQGLFTAVPLSAEERAELLRAVRKAKPTFTPPRPPVPPPQVNTSPLLREIYAKQDPAVSYPRLHLSLKELQGLFQQQLRVEMATTITVESVEKVPLLTKEVLHARKTLAGLRTRWRTALYRELQETKESEAHAAREGRLSLFPYLCLLSEKEVVRMLLQTLQALPAQGESLLFLAHELGLRVFKRKQLRNEVQELEQRYSKYLHLLASDTQVAEPCLPRQHWEALGVPEAPHEQPWPMSVVVQLGKQLAEVLVRAAQMPSSLAAPRSPGTLIPVLYHVYSFRSFRQIGILKPHPAFTQLLETAAERTLTFESTDVPMLCPPLPWTSPHSGAFLLSPTKMMRSVEGSQQHQLLLERCPPAELHGALDALTQLGNCAWRVNGRVLDLVLQLFADKGCPRLGVPAPPSEAPRPPEGRRAPNRCLLPEVSPAEKAEMRRELARRLKVAREMQSLRADALYRLSLARHLRHRVFWLPHNMDFRGRTYPCSPHFNHLGSDLARALLEFAQGRPLGPHGLNWLKIHLVNLTGLKKRESLQARRDYADELMEDILDSADRPMTGRKWWMEADEPWQALACCMEVARAVRAPDPAAYVSHFPVHQDGSCNGLQHYAALGRDSVGAASVNLLPSDLPQDVYSEVAAQVEVFRRQDAEQGVQVAQVLEGFISRKVVKQTVMTVVYGVTRYGGRLQIEKRLREIHDFPQDFVWEASHYLVRQVFNSLQEMFSGTRSIQRWLTESARLISHTGSAVEWVTPLGIPIIQPYHRDSKVMIKGGLQSLTFSSSVDTSQKPNTLKQKNGFPPNFIHSLDSSHMMLTALHCYRKGLTFVSVHDCFWTHAADVAVMNQVCREQFVRLHSQPILHNLSRFLIERFCSDPRTSKSIWVSRLMDTLLSVPKTGTFNLEQVKHSTYFFS, encoded by the exons ATGTCAGCTGTACGCTGGGGCCGCGGCGCGGCGGGGTTCGGGAGGGCCCTGTGGCCGGCGGGAACCCCCGGCCTCCTGGCCGAGGAAG GGGCTCTTGGTGGCGTCTGGGGCCGTAAGAGGAGCTCGACTGCCAGCCCTTGTGAGCAGGACCGCCGGAAGGACTGGGGCCATGCCGAGCTGCTGGAGG TGCTCAAGGCGCGGGTGCGGCAGCTGCAGGCCGAGGGCATGGCAGAGGTGACGGTGAAGAGGGTGGCCAAGAGGGTGGCCGTGGCTCGAGCCCCGGAGGCTGGCGGCGCCCAGCCACCCAGGCAGGCCCCGGCCGGGGCCAAGGGGGCCGGGGCCAAGGGCGCCGCCGCCACACTCAGCAGCCGCTGGGCGCAGAAACTGGACAGCGATCAGCAGCTGATGGAGAAGCGCAAGCAGCGGCTGGAGGGGAAACTGCAGAAGCGTGTGGAGAAGGGGGCCTGGCAAAAGCAGCTGCGCCTGGAGCCCCGGCTGCTGAGCAGGAAGCTGGCGAGCCAGCTGCAGCACTGGGAGCAGGGGGCACCCCGGAGCCCGTGGGAGGAGCAGCTGGCACAGCTGCTGCAGGAGGCCCCACACAGGCTGAGCAgcgaggcggcggcggctccgGCGGACAGAGGCCCCGAGTCGCGTCTGGAGGGCCAGCAGCAGAGGCTCCTGTCCTTCTTTGAGTGCTGCCTGCTCACGGGCCACCTGCCCCTGGCCCACCACGTGCTGGTCACCCACCACAGCAAGTCCCAGCAGCAGCGGCTGCTCACGCTCTCCATGTACAACATGGTCATGCTCGGCTGGGCTCGCCAG GGCTCCTTCAAAGAGCTGACGTACGTGTTCTTCATGCTGAAAGACGCCGGCCTCGCCCCGGACCTGCAGTCCTACGCGGCTGCCCTGCAGTGCATGGGGCGCCTGGACCAGGATGCTGGTACCATCCGAAG GTGCCTGAAGCAGATGGCGCAGGACGGGCtacagctgcaggggctcttcaCGGCTGTGCCGCTGAGCGCCGAGGAGCGGGCTGAGCTCCTGCGGGCCGTGCGCAAGGCCAAGCCCACCTTCACCCCCCCGCGGCCGCCCGTGCCCCCGCCCCAGGTCAACACCTCGCCGCTGCTCCGGGAGATATACGCCAAG CAGGATCCCGCTGTGTCCTACCCGAGGCTGCACTTGTCCCTGAAGGAGCTGCAGGGCCTCTTCCAACAGCAGCTTCGCGTGGAGATGGCCACCACCATCACCGTGGAGTCCGTGGAGAAGGTTCCACTGCTGACCAAGGAGGTCCTGCATGCG cggAAGACCCTGGCAGGCCTGCGCACCCGATGGAGGACGGCGCTGTACCGGGAGCTGCAAGAGACCAAGGAGAGCGAGGCCCACGCTGCTCGAGAAGGCCGCCTCTCACTCTTCCCGTACCTGTGCCTGCTCAGTGAGAAGGAGGTTGTGAGGATGCTGCTGCAG ACCCTCCAGGCGCTGCCCGCGCAGGGAGAGTCACTTCTCTTCTTGGCACACGAGCTGGGTCTGCGTGTCTTCAAGAGGAAGCAGCTCAGAAACGAGGTGCAGGAACTGGAGCAGCGCTACTCCAAGTACCTGCACCTGCTGGCCTCCGACACCCAG GTGGCGGAACCGTGCCTGCCACGGCAGCATTGGGAGGCACTGGGGGTGCCTGAGGCCCCCCACGAGCAGCCCTGGCCCATGTCAGTGGTGGTGCAGCTGGGCAAGCAGCTGGCGGAGGTGCTGGTGCGGGCCGCGCAGATGCCCAGCAGCCTGGCAGCGCCCCGGAGCCCCGGCACGCTCATCCCTGTGCTCTACCATGTGTACTCCTTCCGCAGCTTCCGCCAG atCGGCATCCTGAAGCCTCACCCCGCCTTCACGCAGCTGCTGGAGACGGCGGCAGAGCGCACACTGACCTTTGAGTCGACGGACGTGCCCATGCTGTGCCCACCGCTGCCCTGGACGTCGCCCCACTCGGGCGCCTTTCTGCTGAGCCCCACCAAGATGATGCGCTCAGTGGAGGGCAGCCAGCAGCACCAGCTCCTGCTGGAGCGCTGCCCGCCTGCCGAGCTGCACGGTGCCCTGGATGCCCTCACCCAGCTGGGCAACTGTGCCTGGCGGGTCAACGGGCGCGTGCTGGACCTGGTGCTGCAGCTCTTCGCTGACAAGGGCTGCCCTCGCCTGGGTGTGCCCGCCCCGCCCTCCGAGGCCCCCCGGCCACCCGAGGGCCGTCGGGCTCCCAACCGCTGCTTGCTGCCCGAGGTCTCGCCTGCTGAAAAGGCTGAGATGCGGCGGGAGCTGGCCCGGCGCCTCAAGGTGGCACGGGAGATGCAGAGCCTGCGCGCCGATGCGCTGTACCGCCTGTCGCTGGCCCGGCACCTGCGGCACCGTGTCTTCTGGCTGCCGCACAACATGGACTTCCGCGGCCGGACCTATCCCTGCTCACCGCATTTCAACCACCTGGGCAGCGACCTGGCCCGCGCACTGCTGGAGTTCGCCCAGGGCCGCCCGCTCGGCCCGCACGGCCTCAACTGGCTCAAGATCCATCTGGTCAACCTCACGGGGCTCAAGAAGCGCGAGTCGCTGCAGGCACGCCGGGACTATGCGGACGAGCTGATGGAGGACATCCTGGACTCGGCGGACCGGCCCATGACG GGCCGCAAGTGGTGGATGGAGGCGGATGAGCCCTGGCAAGCCCTGGCCTGCTGCATGGAGGTCGCCCGGGCGGTGCGCGCCCCCGACCCCGCCGCCTACGTCTCCCACTTCCCAGTTCACCAG GACGGCTCCTGTAACGGCCTGCAGCACTACGCCGCCCTGGGCCGGGACAGCGTGGGGGCCGCCTCCGTCAACCTGTTGCCCTCGGACCTGCCGCAGGACGTGTACAGTGAGGTGGCGGCACAG GTGGAGGTGTTCCGCAGGCAGGACGCCGAACAGGGTGTGCAGGTGGCCCAGGTGCTGGAGGGTTTCATCAGCCGCAAGGTGGTCAAGCAGACGGTGATGACTGTAGTGTACGGGGTCACCCGCTACGGGGGCCGCCTGCAGATCGAGAAGCGCCTCCGGGAGATCCACGACTTCCCCCAG GACTTCGTGTGGGAGGCTTCTCACTACCTCGTGCGCCAGGTGTTCAACAGCCTGCAGGAGATGTTCTCGGGCACCCGGTCCATCCAG CGCTGGCTGACCGAGAGCGCCCGGCTCATCTCCCACACGGGCTCGGCCGTGGAGTGGGTCACGCCCCTGGGCATCCCCATCATCCAGCCCTACCACCGTGACTCCAAGGTCATG ATCAAAGGCGGGCTCCAGAGCCTCACCTTCAGCAGCAGCGTGGACACCAGCCA GAAGCCCAACAcgctgaagcagaagaacggctTCCCGCCCAACTTCATCCACTCACTGGACTCCTCGCACATGATGCTCACGGCCCTGCACTGCTACAG GAAGGGCCTGACCTTCGTCTCGGTGCACGACTGCTTCTGGACCCACGCCGCTGACGTTGCGGTCATGAACCAG GTCTGTCGCGAGCAGTTCGTCCGTCTGCACAGCCAGCCCATTCTTCACAACCTGTCCAGGTTCCTGATTGAGCGGTTCTGCTCCGACCCCAG GACCTCCAAGAGCATCTGGGTCTCCAGGCTGATGGACACGCTGCTGTCTGTGCCCAAGACAG GGACATTCAACCTGGAGCAGGTGAAGCACTCCACGTACTTCTTCAGCTGA
- the POLRMT gene encoding DNA-directed RNA polymerase, mitochondrial isoform X3, whose product MSAVRWGRGAAGFGRALWPAGTPGLLAEEGALGGVWGRKRSSTASPCEQDRRKDWGHAELLEVLKARVRQLQAEGMAEVTVKRVAKRVAVARAPEAGGAQPPRQAPAGAKGAGAKGAAATLSSRWAQKLDSDQQLMEKRKQRLEGKLQKRVEKGAWQKQLRLEPRLLSRKLASQLQHWEQGAPRSPWEEQLAQLLQEAPHRLSSEAAAAPADRGPESRLEGQQQRLLSFFECCLLTGHLPLAHHVLVTHHSKSQQQRLLTLSMYNMVMLGWARQGSFKELTYVFFMLKDAGLAPDLQSYAAALQCMGRLDQDAGTIRRCLKQMAQDGLQLQGLFTAVPLSAEERAELLRAVRKAKPTFTPPRPPVPPPQVNTSPLLREIYAKQDPAVSYPRLHLSLKELQGLFQQQLRVEMATTITVESVEKVPLLTKEVLHARKTLAGLRTRWRTALYRELQETKESEAHAAREGRLSLFPYLCLLSEKEVVRMLLQTLQALPAQGESLLFLAHELGLRVFKRKQLRNEVQELEQRYSKYLHLLASDTQVAEPCLPRQHWEALGVPEAPHEQPWPMSVVVQLGKQLAEVLVRAAQMPSSLAAPRSPGTLIPVLYHVYSFRSFRQIGILKPHPAFTQLLETAAERTLTFESTDVPMLCPPLPWTSPHSGAFLLSPTKMMRSVEGSQQHQLLLERCPPAELHGALDALTQLGNCAWRVNGRVLDLVLQLFADKGCPRLGVPAPPSEAPRPPEGRRAPNRCLLPEVSPAEKAEMRRELARRLKVAREMQSLRADALYRLSLARHLRHRVFWLPHNMDFRGRTYPCSPHFNHLGSDLARALLEFAQGRPLGPHGLNWLKIHLVNLTGLKKRESLQARRDYADELMEDILDSADRPMTGRKWWMEADEPWQALACCMEVARAVRAPDPAAYVSHFPVHQDGSCNGLQHYAALGRDSVGAASVNLLPSDLPQDVYSEVAAQVEVFRRQDAEQGVQVAQVLEGFISRKVVKQTVMTVVYGVTRYGGRLQIEKRLREIHDFPQDFVWEASHYLVRQVFNSLQEMFSGTRSIQIKGGLQSLTFSSSVDTSQKPNTLKQKNGFPPNFIHSLDSSHMMLTALHCYRKGLTFVSVHDCFWTHAADVAVMNQVCREQFVRLHSQPILHNLSRFLIERFCSDPRTSKSIWVSRLMDTLLSVPKTGTFNLEQVKHSTYFFS is encoded by the exons ATGTCAGCTGTACGCTGGGGCCGCGGCGCGGCGGGGTTCGGGAGGGCCCTGTGGCCGGCGGGAACCCCCGGCCTCCTGGCCGAGGAAG GGGCTCTTGGTGGCGTCTGGGGCCGTAAGAGGAGCTCGACTGCCAGCCCTTGTGAGCAGGACCGCCGGAAGGACTGGGGCCATGCCGAGCTGCTGGAGG TGCTCAAGGCGCGGGTGCGGCAGCTGCAGGCCGAGGGCATGGCAGAGGTGACGGTGAAGAGGGTGGCCAAGAGGGTGGCCGTGGCTCGAGCCCCGGAGGCTGGCGGCGCCCAGCCACCCAGGCAGGCCCCGGCCGGGGCCAAGGGGGCCGGGGCCAAGGGCGCCGCCGCCACACTCAGCAGCCGCTGGGCGCAGAAACTGGACAGCGATCAGCAGCTGATGGAGAAGCGCAAGCAGCGGCTGGAGGGGAAACTGCAGAAGCGTGTGGAGAAGGGGGCCTGGCAAAAGCAGCTGCGCCTGGAGCCCCGGCTGCTGAGCAGGAAGCTGGCGAGCCAGCTGCAGCACTGGGAGCAGGGGGCACCCCGGAGCCCGTGGGAGGAGCAGCTGGCACAGCTGCTGCAGGAGGCCCCACACAGGCTGAGCAgcgaggcggcggcggctccgGCGGACAGAGGCCCCGAGTCGCGTCTGGAGGGCCAGCAGCAGAGGCTCCTGTCCTTCTTTGAGTGCTGCCTGCTCACGGGCCACCTGCCCCTGGCCCACCACGTGCTGGTCACCCACCACAGCAAGTCCCAGCAGCAGCGGCTGCTCACGCTCTCCATGTACAACATGGTCATGCTCGGCTGGGCTCGCCAG GGCTCCTTCAAAGAGCTGACGTACGTGTTCTTCATGCTGAAAGACGCCGGCCTCGCCCCGGACCTGCAGTCCTACGCGGCTGCCCTGCAGTGCATGGGGCGCCTGGACCAGGATGCTGGTACCATCCGAAG GTGCCTGAAGCAGATGGCGCAGGACGGGCtacagctgcaggggctcttcaCGGCTGTGCCGCTGAGCGCCGAGGAGCGGGCTGAGCTCCTGCGGGCCGTGCGCAAGGCCAAGCCCACCTTCACCCCCCCGCGGCCGCCCGTGCCCCCGCCCCAGGTCAACACCTCGCCGCTGCTCCGGGAGATATACGCCAAG CAGGATCCCGCTGTGTCCTACCCGAGGCTGCACTTGTCCCTGAAGGAGCTGCAGGGCCTCTTCCAACAGCAGCTTCGCGTGGAGATGGCCACCACCATCACCGTGGAGTCCGTGGAGAAGGTTCCACTGCTGACCAAGGAGGTCCTGCATGCG cggAAGACCCTGGCAGGCCTGCGCACCCGATGGAGGACGGCGCTGTACCGGGAGCTGCAAGAGACCAAGGAGAGCGAGGCCCACGCTGCTCGAGAAGGCCGCCTCTCACTCTTCCCGTACCTGTGCCTGCTCAGTGAGAAGGAGGTTGTGAGGATGCTGCTGCAG ACCCTCCAGGCGCTGCCCGCGCAGGGAGAGTCACTTCTCTTCTTGGCACACGAGCTGGGTCTGCGTGTCTTCAAGAGGAAGCAGCTCAGAAACGAGGTGCAGGAACTGGAGCAGCGCTACTCCAAGTACCTGCACCTGCTGGCCTCCGACACCCAG GTGGCGGAACCGTGCCTGCCACGGCAGCATTGGGAGGCACTGGGGGTGCCTGAGGCCCCCCACGAGCAGCCCTGGCCCATGTCAGTGGTGGTGCAGCTGGGCAAGCAGCTGGCGGAGGTGCTGGTGCGGGCCGCGCAGATGCCCAGCAGCCTGGCAGCGCCCCGGAGCCCCGGCACGCTCATCCCTGTGCTCTACCATGTGTACTCCTTCCGCAGCTTCCGCCAG atCGGCATCCTGAAGCCTCACCCCGCCTTCACGCAGCTGCTGGAGACGGCGGCAGAGCGCACACTGACCTTTGAGTCGACGGACGTGCCCATGCTGTGCCCACCGCTGCCCTGGACGTCGCCCCACTCGGGCGCCTTTCTGCTGAGCCCCACCAAGATGATGCGCTCAGTGGAGGGCAGCCAGCAGCACCAGCTCCTGCTGGAGCGCTGCCCGCCTGCCGAGCTGCACGGTGCCCTGGATGCCCTCACCCAGCTGGGCAACTGTGCCTGGCGGGTCAACGGGCGCGTGCTGGACCTGGTGCTGCAGCTCTTCGCTGACAAGGGCTGCCCTCGCCTGGGTGTGCCCGCCCCGCCCTCCGAGGCCCCCCGGCCACCCGAGGGCCGTCGGGCTCCCAACCGCTGCTTGCTGCCCGAGGTCTCGCCTGCTGAAAAGGCTGAGATGCGGCGGGAGCTGGCCCGGCGCCTCAAGGTGGCACGGGAGATGCAGAGCCTGCGCGCCGATGCGCTGTACCGCCTGTCGCTGGCCCGGCACCTGCGGCACCGTGTCTTCTGGCTGCCGCACAACATGGACTTCCGCGGCCGGACCTATCCCTGCTCACCGCATTTCAACCACCTGGGCAGCGACCTGGCCCGCGCACTGCTGGAGTTCGCCCAGGGCCGCCCGCTCGGCCCGCACGGCCTCAACTGGCTCAAGATCCATCTGGTCAACCTCACGGGGCTCAAGAAGCGCGAGTCGCTGCAGGCACGCCGGGACTATGCGGACGAGCTGATGGAGGACATCCTGGACTCGGCGGACCGGCCCATGACG GGCCGCAAGTGGTGGATGGAGGCGGATGAGCCCTGGCAAGCCCTGGCCTGCTGCATGGAGGTCGCCCGGGCGGTGCGCGCCCCCGACCCCGCCGCCTACGTCTCCCACTTCCCAGTTCACCAG GACGGCTCCTGTAACGGCCTGCAGCACTACGCCGCCCTGGGCCGGGACAGCGTGGGGGCCGCCTCCGTCAACCTGTTGCCCTCGGACCTGCCGCAGGACGTGTACAGTGAGGTGGCGGCACAG GTGGAGGTGTTCCGCAGGCAGGACGCCGAACAGGGTGTGCAGGTGGCCCAGGTGCTGGAGGGTTTCATCAGCCGCAAGGTGGTCAAGCAGACGGTGATGACTGTAGTGTACGGGGTCACCCGCTACGGGGGCCGCCTGCAGATCGAGAAGCGCCTCCGGGAGATCCACGACTTCCCCCAG GACTTCGTGTGGGAGGCTTCTCACTACCTCGTGCGCCAGGTGTTCAACAGCCTGCAGGAGATGTTCTCGGGCACCCGGTCCATCCAG ATCAAAGGCGGGCTCCAGAGCCTCACCTTCAGCAGCAGCGTGGACACCAGCCA GAAGCCCAACAcgctgaagcagaagaacggctTCCCGCCCAACTTCATCCACTCACTGGACTCCTCGCACATGATGCTCACGGCCCTGCACTGCTACAG GAAGGGCCTGACCTTCGTCTCGGTGCACGACTGCTTCTGGACCCACGCCGCTGACGTTGCGGTCATGAACCAG GTCTGTCGCGAGCAGTTCGTCCGTCTGCACAGCCAGCCCATTCTTCACAACCTGTCCAGGTTCCTGATTGAGCGGTTCTGCTCCGACCCCAG GACCTCCAAGAGCATCTGGGTCTCCAGGCTGATGGACACGCTGCTGTCTGTGCCCAAGACAG GGACATTCAACCTGGAGCAGGTGAAGCACTCCACGTACTTCTTCAGCTGA
- the POLRMT gene encoding DNA-directed RNA polymerase, mitochondrial isoform X6, translated as MSAVRWGRGAAGFGRALWPAGTPGLLAEEGALGGVWGRKRSSTASPCEQDRRKDWGHAELLEVLKARVRQLQAEGMAEVTVKRVAKRVAVARAPEAGGAQPPRQAPAGAKGAGAKGAAATLSSRWAQKLDSDQQLMEKRKQRLEGKLQKRVEKGAWQKQLRLEPRLLSRKLASQLQHWEQGAPRSPWEEQLAQLLQEAPHRLSSEAAAAPADRGPESRLEGQQQRLLSFFECCLLTGHLPLAHHVLVTHHSKSQQQRLLTLSMYNMVMLGWARQGSFKELTYVFFMLKDAGLAPDLQSYAAALQCMGRLDQDAGTIRRCLKQMAQDGLQLQGLFTAVPLSAEERAELLRAVRKAKPTFTPPRPPVPPPQVNTSPLLREIYAKQDPAVSYPRLHLSLKELQGLFQQQLRVEMATTITVESVEKVPLLTKEVLHARKTLAGLRTRWRTALYRELQETKESEAHAAREGRLSLFPYLCLLSEKEVVRMLLQTLQALPAQGESLLFLAHELGLRVFKRKQLRNEVQELEQRYSKYLHLLASDTQVAEPCLPRQHWEALGVPEAPHEQPWPMSVVVQLGKQLAEVLVRAAQMPSSLAAPRSPGTLIPVLYHVYSFRSFRQIGILKPHPAFTQLLETAAERTLTFESTDVPMLCPPLPWTSPHSGAFLLSPTKMMRSVEGSQQHQLLLERCPPAELHGALDALTQLGNCAWRVNGRVLDLVLQLFADKGCPRLGVPAPPSEAPRPPEGRRAPNRCLLPEVSPAEKAEMRRELARRLKVAREMQSLRADALYRLSLARHLRHRVFWLPHNMDFRGRTYPCSPHFNHLGSDLARALLEFAQGRPLGPHGLNWLKIHLVNLTGLKKRESLQARRDYADELMEDILDSADRPMTPAASCRAASGGWRRMSPGKPWPAAWRSPGRCAPPTPPPTSPTSQFTRTAPVTACSTTPPWAGTAWGPPPSTCCPRTCRRTCTVRWRHRWRCSAGRTPNRVCRWPRCWRVSSAARWSSRR; from the exons ATGTCAGCTGTACGCTGGGGCCGCGGCGCGGCGGGGTTCGGGAGGGCCCTGTGGCCGGCGGGAACCCCCGGCCTCCTGGCCGAGGAAG GGGCTCTTGGTGGCGTCTGGGGCCGTAAGAGGAGCTCGACTGCCAGCCCTTGTGAGCAGGACCGCCGGAAGGACTGGGGCCATGCCGAGCTGCTGGAGG TGCTCAAGGCGCGGGTGCGGCAGCTGCAGGCCGAGGGCATGGCAGAGGTGACGGTGAAGAGGGTGGCCAAGAGGGTGGCCGTGGCTCGAGCCCCGGAGGCTGGCGGCGCCCAGCCACCCAGGCAGGCCCCGGCCGGGGCCAAGGGGGCCGGGGCCAAGGGCGCCGCCGCCACACTCAGCAGCCGCTGGGCGCAGAAACTGGACAGCGATCAGCAGCTGATGGAGAAGCGCAAGCAGCGGCTGGAGGGGAAACTGCAGAAGCGTGTGGAGAAGGGGGCCTGGCAAAAGCAGCTGCGCCTGGAGCCCCGGCTGCTGAGCAGGAAGCTGGCGAGCCAGCTGCAGCACTGGGAGCAGGGGGCACCCCGGAGCCCGTGGGAGGAGCAGCTGGCACAGCTGCTGCAGGAGGCCCCACACAGGCTGAGCAgcgaggcggcggcggctccgGCGGACAGAGGCCCCGAGTCGCGTCTGGAGGGCCAGCAGCAGAGGCTCCTGTCCTTCTTTGAGTGCTGCCTGCTCACGGGCCACCTGCCCCTGGCCCACCACGTGCTGGTCACCCACCACAGCAAGTCCCAGCAGCAGCGGCTGCTCACGCTCTCCATGTACAACATGGTCATGCTCGGCTGGGCTCGCCAG GGCTCCTTCAAAGAGCTGACGTACGTGTTCTTCATGCTGAAAGACGCCGGCCTCGCCCCGGACCTGCAGTCCTACGCGGCTGCCCTGCAGTGCATGGGGCGCCTGGACCAGGATGCTGGTACCATCCGAAG GTGCCTGAAGCAGATGGCGCAGGACGGGCtacagctgcaggggctcttcaCGGCTGTGCCGCTGAGCGCCGAGGAGCGGGCTGAGCTCCTGCGGGCCGTGCGCAAGGCCAAGCCCACCTTCACCCCCCCGCGGCCGCCCGTGCCCCCGCCCCAGGTCAACACCTCGCCGCTGCTCCGGGAGATATACGCCAAG CAGGATCCCGCTGTGTCCTACCCGAGGCTGCACTTGTCCCTGAAGGAGCTGCAGGGCCTCTTCCAACAGCAGCTTCGCGTGGAGATGGCCACCACCATCACCGTGGAGTCCGTGGAGAAGGTTCCACTGCTGACCAAGGAGGTCCTGCATGCG cggAAGACCCTGGCAGGCCTGCGCACCCGATGGAGGACGGCGCTGTACCGGGAGCTGCAAGAGACCAAGGAGAGCGAGGCCCACGCTGCTCGAGAAGGCCGCCTCTCACTCTTCCCGTACCTGTGCCTGCTCAGTGAGAAGGAGGTTGTGAGGATGCTGCTGCAG ACCCTCCAGGCGCTGCCCGCGCAGGGAGAGTCACTTCTCTTCTTGGCACACGAGCTGGGTCTGCGTGTCTTCAAGAGGAAGCAGCTCAGAAACGAGGTGCAGGAACTGGAGCAGCGCTACTCCAAGTACCTGCACCTGCTGGCCTCCGACACCCAG GTGGCGGAACCGTGCCTGCCACGGCAGCATTGGGAGGCACTGGGGGTGCCTGAGGCCCCCCACGAGCAGCCCTGGCCCATGTCAGTGGTGGTGCAGCTGGGCAAGCAGCTGGCGGAGGTGCTGGTGCGGGCCGCGCAGATGCCCAGCAGCCTGGCAGCGCCCCGGAGCCCCGGCACGCTCATCCCTGTGCTCTACCATGTGTACTCCTTCCGCAGCTTCCGCCAG atCGGCATCCTGAAGCCTCACCCCGCCTTCACGCAGCTGCTGGAGACGGCGGCAGAGCGCACACTGACCTTTGAGTCGACGGACGTGCCCATGCTGTGCCCACCGCTGCCCTGGACGTCGCCCCACTCGGGCGCCTTTCTGCTGAGCCCCACCAAGATGATGCGCTCAGTGGAGGGCAGCCAGCAGCACCAGCTCCTGCTGGAGCGCTGCCCGCCTGCCGAGCTGCACGGTGCCCTGGATGCCCTCACCCAGCTGGGCAACTGTGCCTGGCGGGTCAACGGGCGCGTGCTGGACCTGGTGCTGCAGCTCTTCGCTGACAAGGGCTGCCCTCGCCTGGGTGTGCCCGCCCCGCCCTCCGAGGCCCCCCGGCCACCCGAGGGCCGTCGGGCTCCCAACCGCTGCTTGCTGCCCGAGGTCTCGCCTGCTGAAAAGGCTGAGATGCGGCGGGAGCTGGCCCGGCGCCTCAAGGTGGCACGGGAGATGCAGAGCCTGCGCGCCGATGCGCTGTACCGCCTGTCGCTGGCCCGGCACCTGCGGCACCGTGTCTTCTGGCTGCCGCACAACATGGACTTCCGCGGCCGGACCTATCCCTGCTCACCGCATTTCAACCACCTGGGCAGCGACCTGGCCCGCGCACTGCTGGAGTTCGCCCAGGGCCGCCCGCTCGGCCCGCACGGCCTCAACTGGCTCAAGATCCATCTGGTCAACCTCACGGGGCTCAAGAAGCGCGAGTCGCTGCAGGCACGCCGGGACTATGCGGACGAGCTGATGGAGGACATCCTGGACTCGGCGGACCGGCCCATGACG CCCGCTGCTTCCTGCAGGGCCGCAAGTGGTGGATGGAGGCGGATGAGCCCTGGCAAGCCCTGGCCTGCTGCATGGAGGTCGCCCGGGCGGTGCGCGCCCCCGACCCCGCCGCCTACGTCTCCCACTTCCCAGTTCACCAG GACGGCTCCTGTAACGGCCTGCAGCACTACGCCGCCCTGGGCCGGGACAGCGTGGGGGCCGCCTCCGTCAACCTGTTGCCCTCGGACCTGCCGCAGGACGTGTACAGTGAGGTGGCGGCACAG GTGGAGGTGTTCCGCAGGCAGGACGCCGAACAGGGTGTGCAGGTGGCCCAGGTGCTGGAGGGTTTCATCAGCCGCAAGGTGGTCAAGCAGACGGTGA